A genomic window from Halorubrum lacusprofundi ATCC 49239 includes:
- a CDS encoding cation:proton antiporter codes for MIEAPITDLRPLLAVLVSFVAAFFIVASYRSPNVREGWTIVAAVAKFAIVASMLPAVLDGAVFEWSLGAFLPGGIEFVLRADALGMLFAFLASGLWIVTSFYSIGYMRGNDEVNQTRYFAAFAVSLSATMGIAFAGNLVTIFVFYELLSIATYPLVAHDETDEARAAGRKYLAYTMFGGGVLVLAGTALVYLIAGNVSFTAGGIEELANADPGLAMLAFFLLAIGFGVKAGIMPLHQWLPEAMVAPTPVSGLLHAVAVVKSGAFGVSRVVLDVFGPELVFDLSLPFGFSAGLVLSTIGAITLTAASIIALRKDHLKQRLAYSTVSQLSYIILGLGLFGWYGLVGALLHIPAHAFMKLTLFFCAGNLHVSTHTDYISEMAGIGKRMPLTMGAFTVASLGMAGIPLLAGFVSKYYMLIGGIRMGAQLTPVAYYLVGALLLSGVLNIAYFWPVIYTAFFEAEDAHDAKPLVDFRMGGESRSTLPATDGGRPEDADGDDGDSDDTAATDIDIDEVVESAEGDSAVDAEDADSVSDDVEVPDDSDIPDAEMDDLPTDEDGVVRPNFDTSDRDFSEPADRVDTGDYAVDSRPSDADVPFGVGRGDANSADEADDQTDHGDHDTGHDDHADHDHGHAGGPPAGGWTHIDGLDVLLGRESTWFTLAPILTAMSLAVLLGVIPYEMGFLELIELIVDTRLPEEVMRP; via the coding sequence ATGATAGAAGCTCCAATCACCGATCTACGTCCCCTACTGGCGGTTCTCGTCTCGTTCGTCGCGGCGTTCTTCATCGTCGCGTCGTACCGTTCCCCGAACGTCCGCGAGGGGTGGACGATCGTCGCGGCGGTCGCGAAGTTCGCGATCGTCGCCTCGATGCTGCCGGCCGTCCTCGACGGAGCCGTCTTCGAGTGGTCGCTCGGCGCGTTCCTGCCCGGCGGCATCGAGTTCGTCCTGCGCGCCGACGCGCTCGGGATGCTGTTCGCGTTCCTCGCGAGCGGGCTGTGGATCGTCACCTCGTTTTACAGCATCGGCTACATGCGCGGCAACGACGAGGTGAACCAGACCCGGTACTTCGCCGCGTTCGCGGTGTCGCTATCGGCGACGATGGGGATCGCGTTCGCGGGCAACCTCGTGACGATCTTCGTCTTCTACGAGCTCCTCTCGATCGCGACGTACCCGCTCGTCGCCCACGACGAGACCGACGAGGCCCGCGCGGCCGGCCGGAAGTACCTCGCGTACACGATGTTCGGCGGCGGCGTGCTCGTGCTCGCGGGGACGGCCCTCGTCTACCTGATCGCCGGTAACGTCTCGTTCACGGCCGGCGGCATCGAGGAACTCGCCAACGCAGATCCCGGACTCGCGATGCTCGCCTTCTTCCTCTTAGCAATCGGGTTCGGCGTGAAGGCCGGCATCATGCCGCTCCACCAGTGGCTCCCCGAGGCGATGGTGGCGCCGACGCCCGTCTCCGGGCTGCTCCACGCGGTCGCGGTCGTCAAGTCCGGCGCATTCGGCGTCTCGCGGGTCGTCCTCGACGTGTTCGGGCCGGAACTCGTCTTCGACCTCTCGCTCCCCTTCGGCTTCTCGGCCGGGCTCGTCCTCTCGACTATCGGGGCGATCACGCTGACCGCGGCCTCCATCATCGCCCTGCGGAAGGACCACCTGAAACAGCGACTTGCCTACTCGACGGTGAGCCAGCTGAGCTACATCATCCTCGGGCTCGGCCTGTTCGGCTGGTACGGGCTCGTCGGCGCGCTGTTGCACATCCCGGCGCACGCGTTCATGAAGCTCACCCTGTTCTTCTGTGCGGGGAACCTCCACGTCTCGACGCACACCGACTACATCTCGGAGATGGCGGGGATCGGCAAGCGGATGCCCCTGACGATGGGGGCCTTTACCGTCGCCTCGCTCGGGATGGCGGGGATCCCGCTGCTCGCCGGCTTCGTCAGTAAGTACTACATGCTGATCGGCGGGATCCGGATGGGCGCCCAGCTGACCCCGGTCGCCTACTACCTCGTCGGGGCGCTGCTGCTCTCGGGCGTCCTCAACATCGCGTACTTCTGGCCCGTGATCTATACCGCCTTCTTCGAGGCGGAGGACGCCCACGACGCGAAGCCGCTCGTCGACTTCCGGATGGGCGGTGAGTCGCGGTCGACGCTGCCGGCGACCGATGGTGGTCGGCCGGAGGATGCCGACGGCGATGACGGCGATAGCGACGATACCGCCGCCACCGACATCGACATCGACGAGGTCGTCGAGAGCGCCGAGGGCGACTCGGCGGTCGACGCCGAAGATGCGGACTCCGTCAGCGACGATGTCGAGGTGCCGGACGACTCCGACATCCCCGACGCGGAGATGGACGACCTTCCGACCGACGAGGACGGGGTCGTCCGCCCGAACTTCGACACGAGCGACCGGGACTTCTCGGAGCCGGCCGACCGCGTTGACACCGGGGATTACGCGGTCGACTCGCGCCCCTCCGACGCCGACGTGCCCTTCGGTGTTGGGCGCGGCGACGCCAACAGTGCCGACGAAGCCGACGACCAGACGGACCACGGCGACCACGACACGGGCCACGACGACCACGCGGACCACGACCACGGCCACGCGGGCGGTCCGCCGGCCGGCGGTTGGACGCATATCGACGGGCTCGACGTCCTCCTCGGGCGCGAGTCGACGTGGTTCACGCTCGCGCCCATCCTCACCGCGATGAGCCTCGCGGTGCTGCTCGGCGTGATTCCCTACGAGATGGGCTTCTTGGAGCTGATCGAACTCATCGTCGATACGCGGCTCCCTGAGGAGGTGATGCGTCCGTGA
- a CDS encoding Na(+)/H(+) antiporter subunit D encodes MNPILTSLPPYVVLAAAAFLVLGLPRRAGHAAAALATAFTFAQAVLLGDGGTGAYVATQLFGFDVILFNVDQFSLLMGVVVGFLATAAVLYAYGTEAPKWVTAFALIYVSSTVGTIYAGDWLTLIFFWELMAVTSTLLVWQYGGKAVRAGYRYALFHGIGGTFLLGAVVVHGASMLGSVPAGEIFLFSSTTGIHASATLLAAIGIGVNCGFIFLHTWLPDTYPRPHVAASVFLSVFTTKTAVYVMYRAFPEGGMWLAYLGGFMAVYGAFFALLQYDPRRLLSYHIQAQVGYMLAGLGLATAVGDFAVTGGFAHLFNNVLYKSLLFMAVGVVIYRTGVEDIRDMGGLWRVMPVTFLVYLVGAASITAVPGFNGFISKGMVIDSAHEIHNFELLFGEGLLWWLLILGGVGTFMSFIKLGYYMFFHGSATLSPKDATRFQTVGMVLAGGACVFFGTPFTYGYLVELMPFTAEVAPELHPYSTSHLTESAALLVAGFVGFFALKRPLGWLAHHMRDVDAVTYPAAFYLARGSVWGVTELWAAVDRAVMNAIAAVEWTAMHPREALGRAGVDVEIRTGIGRSVLFLTLAAGVALFVFVLG; translated from the coding sequence GTGAACCCGATCCTCACCTCACTTCCGCCGTACGTCGTACTCGCGGCGGCGGCGTTCCTCGTCCTCGGCCTCCCGCGCCGCGCCGGTCACGCGGCGGCCGCGCTGGCGACGGCGTTCACGTTCGCGCAGGCGGTGCTGCTCGGCGACGGCGGCACGGGCGCGTACGTCGCGACGCAGCTGTTCGGCTTCGACGTGATCCTGTTCAACGTCGATCAGTTCTCGTTGCTGATGGGGGTCGTCGTCGGCTTCCTCGCGACGGCGGCGGTGCTGTACGCGTACGGCACCGAGGCACCGAAGTGGGTGACCGCGTTCGCGCTGATCTACGTCTCATCGACGGTCGGGACGATCTACGCCGGCGACTGGCTCACGCTGATCTTCTTCTGGGAGCTGATGGCCGTCACCTCGACGCTACTGGTGTGGCAGTACGGCGGGAAAGCAGTGCGGGCCGGCTACCGCTACGCCCTGTTCCACGGGATCGGCGGGACGTTCCTGCTCGGGGCGGTCGTCGTCCACGGCGCATCGATGCTCGGGAGCGTGCCGGCCGGCGAGATCTTCTTGTTCTCGTCGACAACCGGGATCCACGCCTCCGCGACGCTGCTCGCGGCGATCGGGATCGGCGTCAACTGCGGGTTTATCTTCCTGCACACGTGGCTGCCGGACACCTACCCGCGCCCGCACGTCGCGGCGTCGGTGTTCCTCTCGGTGTTCACGACGAAGACCGCGGTGTACGTGATGTACCGCGCGTTCCCCGAGGGCGGCATGTGGCTCGCGTACCTCGGCGGGTTCATGGCGGTCTACGGCGCGTTCTTCGCGCTGCTGCAGTACGACCCGCGTCGCCTGCTATCGTACCACATTCAGGCGCAGGTCGGCTACATGCTGGCGGGGCTCGGACTCGCGACGGCCGTCGGTGACTTCGCCGTCACCGGCGGGTTCGCGCACCTGTTCAACAACGTTCTCTACAAGAGCCTCCTGTTCATGGCGGTCGGCGTCGTGATCTACCGGACCGGCGTCGAGGACATCAGGGACATGGGCGGGCTCTGGCGGGTGATGCCGGTCACCTTCCTCGTGTACCTCGTCGGTGCGGCGTCGATTACGGCCGTTCCGGGCTTTAACGGATTCATCTCGAAGGGGATGGTGATCGACTCCGCCCACGAGATCCACAACTTCGAGCTGCTGTTCGGCGAGGGGCTACTCTGGTGGCTACTCATCCTCGGCGGCGTGGGGACGTTCATGTCGTTCATCAAGCTCGGCTACTACATGTTCTTCCACGGGTCGGCGACGCTGTCACCGAAGGACGCAACGCGGTTCCAGACCGTCGGGATGGTGCTGGCGGGCGGCGCGTGCGTCTTCTTCGGCACGCCGTTCACCTACGGCTACCTCGTCGAGCTGATGCCGTTCACGGCCGAGGTCGCGCCGGAACTGCATCCCTACAGCACGAGCCACCTGACCGAGAGCGCCGCGCTGCTCGTGGCCGGCTTCGTCGGCTTCTTCGCGCTGAAGCGCCCGCTCGGCTGGCTCGCCCACCACATGCGCGACGTCGACGCCGTGACGTACCCCGCCGCGTTCTACCTCGCTCGCGGGTCGGTCTGGGGCGTCACCGAACTGTGGGCCGCCGTCGACCGCGCGGTGATGAACGCGATCGCGGCCGTCGAGTGGACCGCGATGCACCCGCGGGAGGCGCTCGGGCGCGCGGGCGTCGACGTCGAGATCCGAACCGGTATCGGCCGGAGCGTCCTCTTCCTGACGCTCGCCGCGGGAGTCGCGCTGTTCGTGTTCGTGCTCGGCTAG